A genome region from Sceloporus undulatus isolate JIND9_A2432 ecotype Alabama chromosome 1, SceUnd_v1.1, whole genome shotgun sequence includes the following:
- the CHRNA2 gene encoding neuronal acetylcholine receptor subunit alpha-2, translated as MMTTNVWLKQEWNDYKLQWNPLDFDNVTSIRVPSEMIWIPDIVLYNNADGEFAVTHMTKAHLFSNGSVKWVPPAIYKSSCSIDVTFFPFDQQNCKMKFGSWTYDKAKIDLESMEHHVDLKDYWESGEWAIINAVGTYNTKKYDCCTEIYPDITYSFIIRRLPLFYTINLIIPCLLISCLTVLVFYLPSDCGEKITLCISVLLSLTVFLLLITEIIPSTSLVIPLIGEYLLFTMIFVTLSIVITVFVLNVHHRSPSTHKMPRWVRTIFLDFIPRWLFMKRPPLVAPGLKVASEEVIGQYDVPPANLSTSRCWLETDVDDKWEEEEEGGEERRHSGRLPLQDICHSHCLQYRYTCARHLGRSFMELIQRPTTKTENLASSEPGLQLSPGILKALEGVHYIANHLRAEDADFSVKEDWKYVAMVIDRIFLWMFVIVCLLGTIGLFLPPFLAGMI; from the exons ATGATGACTACAAATGTTTGGCTGAAACAG GAGTGGAATGACTACAAACTGCAATGGAACCCACTGGATTTCGACAACGTCACATCCATCCGGGTGCCTTCGGAGATGATTTGGATCCCAGACATTGTGCTGTATAACAA TGCCGATGGGGAGTTTGCCGTGACGCACATGACGAAGGCGCACCTCTTCTCCAACGGCAGCGTGAAATGGGTGCCGCCAGCCATCTACAAGAGCTCCTGCAGCATCGACGTCACCTTCTTCCCCTTCGACCAACAGAACTGCAAGATGAAATTTGGCTCGTGGACCTATGACAAGGCCAAGATCGACCTGGAGAGCATGGAGCACCACGTGGACCTCAAGGACTACTGGGAGAGTGGCGAGTGGGCCATCATCAACGCCGTGGGCACCTACAACACCAAGAAGTACGACTGTTGTACCGAGATCTACCCTGATATCACATACAGCTTCATCATCCGCCGATTGCCGTTGTTCTACACCATCAACCTCATCATTCCTTGCCTCCTCATTTCCTGCTTGACTGTTCTGGTGTTCTACCTGCCCTCTGACTGTGGCGAGAAGATCACCCTGTGCATTTCAGTCCTCCTATCCCTCactgttttccttcttcttatcACTGAGATCATCCCCTCAACCTCCTTGGTCATCCCACTCATCGGCGAGTATTTGCTCTTCACCATGATCTTTGTCACTCTCTCCATTGTCATCACCGTCTTTGTCCTCAACGTCCACCACCGCTCACCCAGCACCCACAAAATGCCACGATGGGTCCGTACCATCTTCCTGGATTTCATTCCCCGTTGGCTCTTCATGAAGCGTCCCCCACTGGTAGCCCCAGGGCTGAAGGTAGCCAGCGAGGAGGTGATCGGGCAGTATGACGTGCCTCCGGCGAATCTTAGCACATCGCGGTGTTGGTTGGAGACAGACGTCGACGAtaagtgggaggaagaagaggaaggcggTGAGGAGAGGAGGCACAGTGGCCGTTTGCCCCTTCAAGACATTTGCCACAGCCACTGTCTCCAGTACCGCTACACCTGTGCCCGGCACCTGGGAAGGAGCTTTATGGAACTGATTCAGCGCCCAACCACCAAAACAGAAAACCTGGCATCTTCTGAGCCGGGacttcagctgtctccagggaTCCTGAAGGCCTTGGAAGGGGTGCATTATATTGCAAACCACCTGCGGGCAGAGGATGCAGATTTTTCG GTGAAGGAAGATTGGAAGTATGTAGCCATGGTGATCGACCGCATCTTCCTATGGATGTTTGTCATCGTCTGTTTGCTGGGGACAATTGGccttttcctcccccctttcctGGCAGGCATGATCTAG